Proteins from a single region of Candidatus Fermentibacter sp.:
- a CDS encoding fumarate hydratase, producing MRELDAETIAMAVEGMCREGSTSPAPGLAPALADALAQCPPGPSREVLAICLENIDIASSSGLPLCQDTGVPVFLAELGSEVTIKGGTLETAIASGVSSACRAGFLRPSMVSDPFGCRLNTGDSTPPVVHLGIVEGSSLRLGLVLRGAGTENASRVAMLPPLSGADGVARFVVDTVASQGAFACPPLIVSVGVGGNLETCALLAKKGLLRPFGAGSPDPACAALEERLLNRINSLGIGPQGFGGPCTALSVRVTSAPCHMASLPVCVCMGCHALRTAEAML from the coding sequence TTGAGGGAACTGGACGCGGAGACCATCGCCATGGCAGTGGAGGGGATGTGCAGGGAGGGTTCGACCTCTCCGGCTCCCGGGCTGGCGCCGGCTCTTGCAGATGCTCTGGCGCAGTGCCCGCCCGGTCCCTCCCGCGAGGTGCTCGCGATCTGCCTCGAGAACATCGACATCGCCTCCTCCTCCGGGCTTCCGCTCTGCCAGGACACTGGCGTGCCGGTCTTCCTGGCCGAGCTCGGTTCCGAAGTCACGATCAAGGGTGGTACGCTGGAGACCGCGATAGCGTCGGGCGTCTCGTCCGCCTGTCGTGCGGGCTTTCTGAGGCCCTCGATGGTCTCCGATCCCTTCGGATGCAGACTCAACACCGGCGATTCGACCCCTCCGGTAGTCCACCTCGGGATCGTGGAGGGCTCGTCCCTGCGCCTCGGGCTCGTGCTGCGGGGTGCAGGCACGGAGAACGCCAGCCGCGTCGCCATGCTCCCTCCACTTTCGGGTGCGGATGGAGTGGCGCGCTTCGTCGTGGATACGGTTGCCTCGCAGGGAGCCTTCGCGTGCCCGCCCCTCATCGTTTCGGTGGGAGTCGGCGGCAATCTGGAGACCTGCGCTCTGCTCGCGAAGAAGGGCCTGCTGAGGCCGTTCGGCGCCGGATCACCGGATCCGGCCTGCGCGGCTCTCGAGGAACGGCTCCTGAACCGGATCAATTCACTGGGGATCGGCCCGCAGGGCTTCGGCGGGCCGTGCACGGCACTCTCGGTGCGCGTGACATCGGCACCCTGCCACATGGCATCCCTGCCGGTGTGCGTCTGCATGGGCTGCCACGCCCTCCGCACGGCGGAGGCGATGCTTTGA
- a CDS encoding fumarate hydratase C-terminal domain-containing protein, with protein sequence MTGRRVDLRKDSGDLREARAGELLLLSGPLLAARDAAQERLAGLVSAGGQPPFPLSGSVLFYMSPAPGRGGLAVSSAGPTTSARMDRHLAMLADLGVIATIGKGPRSAMAAKLCAERSMPYLAAVGGAGAFYARRITGCTVLCWEDLGPEAVHLLEVTDFPAFVGISSEGVSMFPASGGV encoded by the coding sequence TTGACCGGGCGCAGGGTCGATCTCCGGAAGGATTCGGGCGATCTCCGCGAAGCCCGCGCCGGAGAGCTGCTTCTCCTGTCGGGCCCGCTCCTGGCCGCCAGGGACGCCGCCCAGGAGAGGCTGGCCGGGCTCGTTTCCGCCGGCGGGCAGCCGCCATTCCCCCTATCGGGTTCGGTCCTCTTCTACATGTCCCCCGCCCCCGGGCGGGGCGGGCTCGCCGTATCGTCGGCCGGACCCACCACGTCCGCCCGCATGGACCGCCATCTCGCCATGCTCGCGGACCTGGGCGTGATCGCCACGATCGGCAAGGGTCCCAGGTCGGCCATGGCGGCGAAGCTCTGCGCGGAGCGCTCCATGCCCTATCTCGCCGCGGTGGGCGGGGCCGGGGCCTTCTACGCACGAAGGATCACGGGCTGTACGGTGCTCTGCTGGGAGGACCTCGGCCCGGAGGCCGTGCATCTGCTCGAAGTGACGGACTTCCCCGCGTTCGTGGGCATCTCCTCGGAGGGTGTCTCGATGTTCCCGGCGTCAGGCGGCGTGTGA
- the pepT gene encoding peptidase T, giving the protein MSSLLDSFLRYVRVDTASDEDSPAAPSTPSQLDLLRMLESELREIGMLDVELSGQGVLYSRMPGAGGGPVIGLIAHVDTSPEEPGSGVNPVLHRGWDGSPIALGSGVTVDPARSVDMMRYRGTTIVTSDGSTLLGADDKAGVAIIMDVLRTMLADPSIPRPRIVAAFTPDEEVGRGVENFDVGRFGADFAYTVDGGVIGEIETATFNAWSAEWRIRGRQVHPGSAYGLMVNAARIASEIICALKTEEMPENSRGMEGYDYPLHISGTSSDARVKMILRDFTSAGIDARRTRMQGLRDYMALKHPGSEIVLTLKEQYRNPSEILGKDRRPVEYALEGASRAGVECREGAIRGGTDGSRLSFMGLPCVNLPTGGELFHSREEWISERGMELARDMTIQTLGVWAERG; this is encoded by the coding sequence ATGTCTTCACTCCTCGACAGCTTCCTCAGGTATGTCCGCGTCGACACGGCGTCTGACGAGGATTCCCCCGCGGCCCCCTCGACTCCGTCCCAGCTCGACCTTCTGCGGATGCTCGAATCCGAACTCCGGGAGATCGGCATGCTCGACGTGGAACTCAGCGGGCAGGGGGTGCTCTACTCCAGGATGCCAGGAGCGGGCGGAGGGCCAGTCATTGGTCTCATCGCCCACGTGGACACGTCGCCGGAGGAACCCGGATCGGGCGTGAATCCGGTGCTCCATCGAGGCTGGGACGGTTCCCCGATCGCCCTGGGCAGCGGCGTCACGGTCGACCCGGCCAGGTCGGTGGACATGATGCGCTACAGGGGGACGACGATCGTCACCTCCGACGGCTCCACCCTGCTGGGGGCCGACGACAAGGCCGGTGTGGCGATCATCATGGACGTGCTCCGGACGATGCTGGCCGATCCTTCCATCCCCAGGCCCCGCATCGTGGCCGCCTTCACCCCCGACGAGGAGGTGGGCCGCGGAGTAGAGAACTTCGACGTGGGAAGGTTCGGGGCTGATTTCGCCTACACCGTCGACGGCGGCGTGATCGGAGAGATAGAGACCGCCACCTTCAACGCCTGGAGCGCGGAATGGCGCATCAGGGGCCGCCAGGTCCATCCCGGCAGCGCGTACGGGCTGATGGTGAACGCCGCCAGGATCGCCTCCGAGATCATATGTGCCCTGAAGACCGAGGAGATGCCGGAGAACAGCAGGGGCATGGAGGGTTACGACTACCCGCTCCACATCTCCGGGACCTCCTCCGATGCCCGCGTGAAGATGATCCTGAGGGACTTCACCTCTGCCGGCATCGATGCCAGACGCACCAGGATGCAGGGCCTGAGGGACTACATGGCCCTCAAGCACCCTGGCTCCGAGATAGTGCTCACCCTGAAGGAGCAGTACCGGAACCCGTCCGAGATCCTGGGGAAGGACAGGCGGCCCGTGGAGTACGCTCTCGAGGGGGCCTCGAGGGCAGGTGTGGAGTGCAGGGAGGGAGCGATAAGGGGCGGCACCGACGGTTCCAGACTCTCCTTCATGGGCCTTCCCTGCGTGAACCTCCCTACCGGAGGCGAACTCTTCCACTCCAGGGAGGAGTGGATTTCCGAGAGGGGTATGGAACTCGCCCGCGACATGACGATACAGACTCTCGGGGTGTGGGCGGAGCGCGGCTAG
- a CDS encoding type 1 glutamine amidotransferase, producing MTRTLVIDYSTDRTAGADISRWIPPDALAGVFTPGSQDFPDPLDFTHVVHSGSALSICDDAPFQEEAETFIRRAVDGGVRQMGICYGHQLLARAVSGRSAVRRNPSGGETGWLEVLWSPFGSGLFGIPRSTKLFQFHYDEVVRLPEGAAILAWSPVSFTESFVSFDLGLFGVQFHPEFGRESGNALFLRERSKIESKGLDADLIVRGGPEPDTDGGFFRAFIGPLWNGR from the coding sequence GTGACCAGGACTCTCGTGATCGACTACTCCACCGACCGCACGGCCGGGGCCGACATCTCCCGGTGGATCCCGCCCGATGCGCTGGCCGGGGTCTTCACTCCCGGCTCACAGGACTTTCCCGATCCCCTGGACTTCACCCACGTCGTCCATTCCGGATCGGCGCTCTCGATCTGCGACGACGCCCCCTTCCAGGAGGAGGCCGAAACCTTCATCAGGAGGGCGGTCGACGGGGGAGTCCGCCAGATGGGGATCTGCTACGGCCACCAGCTCCTCGCGAGGGCCGTCTCGGGGCGTTCCGCGGTCCGCAGGAATCCGTCGGGCGGCGAGACCGGCTGGCTCGAAGTCCTATGGAGCCCCTTCGGCTCCGGGCTCTTCGGGATACCCCGTTCCACGAAGCTGTTCCAGTTCCACTACGACGAGGTCGTAAGGCTGCCCGAAGGGGCGGCCATCCTTGCATGGAGCCCGGTTTCGTTCACAGAGTCCTTCGTGAGCTTCGATCTGGGGCTCTTCGGGGTGCAGTTCCACCCCGAGTTCGGGAGGGAGTCCGGGAACGCCCTCTTCCTCCGTGAACGCTCGAAGATCGAGTCGAAGGGTCTCGATGCCGATCTGATAGTCAGGGGCGGACCCGAGCCCGACACGGACGGCGGTTTCTTCAGGGCCTTCATCGGCCCTCTCTGGAACGGGAGGTGA
- a CDS encoding OsmC family protein, which translates to MAGSTGRWLGGMAFEIEQDGHAFILDAPGDSGGADAGPRPKALLLSGLIGCTGMDVVSILARMRVEGFTFRLEASAPLTDGYPSVFGRISLRYVFGGHGLPVEKIRRAVELSQEKYCGVSAMLRAAAPLDWRIDFEDAEGSSPGAAE; encoded by the coding sequence ATGGCTGGATCGACTGGCAGGTGGCTGGGTGGCATGGCCTTCGAGATCGAGCAGGACGGGCATGCCTTCATACTCGACGCCCCCGGCGACTCAGGAGGTGCCGATGCGGGTCCGAGGCCCAAGGCGCTGCTGCTCTCCGGGCTCATAGGCTGCACGGGCATGGACGTGGTCTCCATCCTTGCCAGGATGAGGGTGGAGGGCTTCACCTTCCGGCTCGAGGCATCCGCTCCTCTCACCGACGGATATCCGTCCGTCTTCGGGAGGATCTCCCTCAGATACGTATTCGGGGGGCACGGGCTGCCGGTGGAGAAGATCCGCAGGGCCGTCGAGCTCTCCCAGGAGAAGTACTGCGGCGTGTCGGCCATGCTCAGGGCTGCCGCCCCGCTCGACTGGCGGATCGACTTCGAGGATGCCGAAGGCTCTTCTCCCGGCGCGGCGGAGTGA
- a CDS encoding metalloregulator ArsR/SmtB family transcription factor, translating into MPAPDEVRLLADLFALAADPTRLRLLATLLHGEKCVCELSGEVESSVSAVSHQLRLLRAGGLVCRRRDGRHVYYSLADDHVEALMTMGLSHVRE; encoded by the coding sequence ATGCCGGCACCCGACGAGGTCAGGCTTCTAGCCGACCTGTTCGCACTGGCGGCCGACCCGACCCGGCTGCGCCTGCTCGCGACCCTGCTTCATGGCGAGAAGTGCGTGTGCGAACTGTCAGGCGAGGTCGAGTCGAGCGTGTCTGCGGTGTCGCACCAGTTGAGGCTCCTGAGGGCCGGAGGGCTCGTGTGCCGCAGACGTGACGGCAGGCATGTCTACTACTCGCTGGCCGACGATCACGTGGAGGCGCTGATGACGATGGGGCTCTCGCACGTGAGGGAGTAG
- a CDS encoding permease, translating to MSTFPAELWRVSTEIAPSLLLGLAVAGILHVLVKKDRIFRHLGRPGFSSTLKASLWGVPLPLCSCGVIPTAMSLRRDGASPGATTAFLVSTPQTGVDSILVTAGMLGWPLAVVKMVSAFLAGLVSGVLTDLRKAPAPSADASAAESCAVQAGRGVFARFWGHAFGVIFRDLYRWLVFGIVISALLSTFIPADSLAGVTWLHGPLGMLAALAVGVPLYVCSTASVPIAAGLVAAGFPPGAAIVFLMGGPATNAATMGAVRKFLGKRVFWIYITVICAVSLAAGLLFDGVISEGTAAGMATHGMHLIPHWLPPAAALLMIAGIVWLAWSDLSALISERSARRSTSSFRLRIGGMSCGSCERRVREALLSVRGVKAVSVSRQEGSAVVDAAAGFDRRLAVAAVTGLGYEATAD from the coding sequence ATGTCCACGTTTCCTGCGGAACTCTGGAGGGTCTCCACCGAGATAGCGCCCTCCCTCCTGCTCGGCCTTGCCGTCGCGGGGATCCTCCACGTGCTGGTGAAGAAGGACAGGATCTTCCGCCACCTCGGCAGGCCCGGTTTCTCCAGCACGCTCAAGGCCTCGCTCTGGGGAGTCCCCCTGCCCCTCTGTTCGTGCGGGGTCATCCCCACGGCGATGTCGCTCAGGCGGGACGGCGCATCGCCCGGCGCCACTACGGCCTTCCTCGTCTCCACTCCGCAGACGGGGGTCGATTCGATACTCGTCACGGCAGGCATGCTGGGATGGCCGCTTGCCGTGGTGAAGATGGTCTCGGCCTTCCTGGCGGGCCTGGTGAGCGGAGTTCTGACCGATCTCCGCAAGGCCCCCGCTCCCTCTGCAGACGCCTCCGCGGCCGAATCGTGCGCCGTGCAGGCCGGAAGGGGAGTTTTCGCACGGTTCTGGGGGCACGCGTTCGGCGTGATCTTCCGCGACCTCTACAGGTGGCTCGTGTTCGGCATAGTGATCTCCGCCCTGCTCTCGACCTTCATCCCCGCCGACAGCCTGGCCGGCGTGACCTGGCTGCACGGACCGCTCGGCATGCTGGCCGCACTCGCGGTAGGGGTCCCTCTCTACGTCTGTTCCACGGCATCCGTACCGATAGCCGCGGGTCTGGTCGCCGCGGGCTTCCCTCCCGGCGCGGCCATCGTATTCCTCATGGGCGGCCCGGCCACAAACGCAGCCACCATGGGCGCCGTGAGGAAGTTCCTGGGCAAGCGCGTATTCTGGATCTACATCACGGTGATCTGCGCCGTGAGCCTCGCGGCCGGGCTTCTTTTCGACGGGGTCATCTCCGAAGGCACGGCTGCAGGCATGGCTACTCACGGCATGCATCTGATCCCGCACTGGCTCCCGCCTGCCGCCGCCCTGCTGATGATCGCCGGGATAGTCTGGCTCGCGTGGTCCGATCTGTCCGCCCTCATCTCCGAGAGAAGCGCCAGGAGGTCCACCTCATCCTTCAGGCTCAGGATCGGGGGGATGTCGTGCGGCTCCTGCGAGCGCAGGGTGCGCGAAGCCCTCCTGTCGGTCCGGGGAGTGAAGGCTGTTTCGGTATCGAGGCAGGAAGGCTCGGCTGTCGTGGATGCGGCAGCGGGCTTCGACAGGCGGCTCGCAGTCGCAGCCGTCACGGGGCTCGGTTATGAAGCCACGGCGGACTGA
- a CDS encoding DUF4954 family protein has protein sequence MRRSGRAVLRTEIAAALDLSLRSVAAPKVPPGTRPLSADEVLALRDAGCTAFDWSRVSTGRFSDLGGVTSCRFSGEVVLALAPGSILSSSGISDCILEGMIVLERTGLLAGYHVLDGAVIEDCGRVAFESSLGLARGPLLKLGVETGERDLRALPAIGVPLASRLTSGDVTVRDHDHYEASRESFASFVEAQPRGVIGRGAHIRGARLVENCLVGEGCRFDCPGSLRDSIFLGGDGEGCRVSDGSIVRSSVVQWSASVDCLAMVEDSVVCERALVEKGARLTSSMLGPCSSHGSGEVTASLVGPLCAMHHQSLLIAARWPDGGGNLGYGANVGSNHTSRLPDQEISIGGGVFFGLGSSVKFPAFVATGTIIATGVTLPPGRIAYPFSLVTQGEPPAPAGAPALLPGWVLYDNLFSLLRNESKHRSRFDARRSHPPACLTSSETALQAHRARAALSAVPKEADFYTSADLPGAGACAVSDKARLKGIEGYTLYLRWLGFSNLLPRLERGKRIPTADEFEMNGHLCALPELEFPGESERSLMERYLELIGDMKQSVSGSRMRDYRRGASVIPDYADRHAQPSEDEVLAGILAELDSEALRIARWLRRP, from the coding sequence GTGAGGAGGTCCGGCAGGGCGGTTCTCAGGACCGAGATAGCCGCCGCACTCGATCTCTCCCTGCGTTCCGTCGCGGCGCCGAAGGTGCCGCCGGGCACGCGGCCCCTCTCGGCCGACGAGGTCCTGGCGCTCCGCGATGCGGGCTGCACTGCCTTCGACTGGAGCAGGGTATCTACCGGCCGTTTCTCCGACCTCGGCGGTGTGACGTCATGCCGGTTCTCTGGCGAGGTCGTCCTCGCACTCGCCCCCGGCTCGATCCTTTCCTCGTCGGGCATCTCCGACTGCATCCTCGAAGGAATGATAGTCCTGGAGAGGACAGGGCTCCTGGCGGGCTACCACGTGCTCGATGGAGCGGTGATCGAGGACTGCGGCAGGGTGGCCTTCGAAAGCTCCCTCGGCCTCGCGAGGGGACCTCTCCTGAAACTCGGGGTCGAAACCGGCGAGCGTGACCTCCGGGCCCTTCCGGCCATCGGGGTGCCTCTCGCATCCAGGCTCACCTCGGGAGATGTCACGGTGAGGGACCACGACCATTACGAGGCCTCCCGCGAGAGTTTCGCCTCCTTCGTCGAAGCGCAGCCCAGGGGCGTGATCGGCCGCGGGGCGCACATCAGGGGCGCCCGGCTGGTCGAGAACTGCCTCGTCGGTGAGGGATGCCGCTTCGACTGTCCCGGATCGCTGAGGGATTCCATCTTCCTGGGCGGGGACGGAGAGGGATGCCGGGTATCGGACGGCTCGATCGTCCGGTCCTCGGTCGTCCAGTGGTCGGCTTCCGTCGACTGTCTGGCCATGGTGGAGGACTCGGTGGTATGCGAGCGCGCCCTGGTCGAGAAGGGTGCGAGGCTGACATCCTCGATGCTCGGGCCGTGCTCCTCGCACGGATCGGGCGAGGTGACGGCAAGCCTGGTGGGCCCGCTCTGCGCCATGCACCACCAGTCGCTCCTGATCGCCGCGCGCTGGCCCGACGGCGGGGGCAACCTCGGATACGGCGCAAACGTCGGCAGCAACCACACTTCGCGGCTGCCCGACCAGGAGATCTCCATCGGGGGTGGGGTGTTCTTCGGCCTCGGCTCGTCGGTGAAGTTCCCGGCCTTCGTGGCGACGGGGACGATCATCGCCACGGGCGTGACGCTTCCTCCGGGCAGGATCGCATATCCGTTCTCCCTTGTCACGCAGGGCGAGCCCCCGGCTCCCGCCGGAGCACCCGCCCTTCTCCCGGGATGGGTGCTCTACGACAACCTGTTCTCCTTGCTGCGGAACGAATCCAAGCACCGGAGCCGCTTCGATGCCCGCCGGAGCCATCCTCCGGCCTGCCTGACCAGTTCGGAGACCGCACTGCAGGCTCATCGGGCCCGCGCGGCACTCTCTGCCGTGCCGAAGGAGGCCGACTTCTACACTTCGGCCGACCTGCCCGGCGCGGGTGCCTGCGCCGTCTCGGACAAGGCGAGGCTGAAGGGCATAGAAGGCTACACCCTGTATCTCCGTTGGCTGGGATTCTCGAACCTGCTGCCGCGCCTGGAGAGGGGCAAGCGCATCCCCACGGCCGACGAGTTCGAGATGAACGGCCACCTGTGCGCCCTGCCCGAGCTGGAGTTCCCGGGAGAATCGGAGCGTTCTCTGATGGAGAGGTATCTCGAACTGATCGGAGACATGAAGCAGAGCGTCTCGGGGAGCAGGATGAGGGACTACAGGAGGGGAGCCTCGGTCATACCGGACTATGCCGACAGGCACGCCCAGCCTTCGGAAGACGAGGTCCTTGCAGGCATCCTCGCCGAACTCGATTCGGAGGCCCTCAGGATCGCCAGGTGGCTCAGGAGGCCCTGA
- the pepD gene encoding beta-Ala-His dipeptidase encodes MEEGRISILSGLEPAIVWRMFDAVRSIPRPSGSEQEMTRFLCGFASERGLAHLTDAVGNVLVKLPGRGPASSGRPVCIQAHTDMVAEKLDSSSHDFLRDPIDVEVDGDWVVSRGTTLGADNGMGVAIMLALLDGGCENHPPLECLFTIDEERGLTGASHLDPGWLEARRMINLDSEEEGHFCIGCAGGVDVGIEGRFTPVPAARGFVPLSVRVEGLLGGHSGMEIHSGRANAIRVLGRVLRVLIDGHGCAVAAMAGGSKRNAIPRTASALVVAPRDGLGGIREAVAAIQVRQREEFSPVDGDITISVTVMGDALPDSVMPPEFASRAVDLLLSLHHGVERMSCLSRGLVETSCNLAILESGADSVSLVLTARSLVETAKYALVDRLDASARLAGFSHSRGNGYPGWKPDASSELLAAATAHYRGLTGGEPLVEAVHAGLECGIIGDRVGGMDMISMGPDIRGVHAPGERVCISSTGRFWEFLRGLLARL; translated from the coding sequence GTGGAAGAAGGACGGATCAGCATCCTGTCCGGCCTCGAGCCCGCGATCGTATGGCGGATGTTCGACGCCGTCAGGAGCATTCCCCGGCCTTCCGGCTCGGAACAGGAGATGACCCGCTTCCTGTGCGGGTTCGCATCCGAACGGGGGTTGGCCCATCTCACCGACGCTGTGGGGAACGTGCTCGTGAAGCTGCCGGGCAGGGGACCGGCCTCGTCCGGCAGGCCCGTGTGCATCCAGGCTCATACCGACATGGTCGCGGAGAAGCTCGATTCGAGCTCGCACGACTTCCTCCGCGATCCGATCGATGTGGAGGTCGACGGCGACTGGGTGGTGTCGCGCGGGACCACGCTCGGAGCCGACAACGGGATGGGCGTGGCGATCATGCTGGCCCTCCTCGATGGCGGGTGTGAAAACCATCCCCCCCTCGAGTGTCTCTTCACGATCGACGAGGAGAGGGGGCTCACGGGAGCCTCTCATCTCGATCCTGGCTGGCTCGAGGCCAGGCGGATGATCAACCTCGACTCAGAGGAGGAGGGGCACTTCTGCATCGGCTGCGCCGGCGGCGTCGACGTCGGCATCGAGGGGCGGTTCACGCCGGTCCCCGCAGCCCGGGGGTTCGTCCCGCTGTCCGTCAGGGTGGAGGGTCTCCTGGGCGGCCATTCTGGGATGGAGATCCACAGCGGCAGGGCCAACGCAATCAGGGTACTCGGCAGGGTGCTGCGCGTGCTCATCGACGGCCACGGCTGCGCCGTGGCTGCCATGGCGGGGGGATCCAAGCGGAACGCCATCCCCAGAACCGCATCGGCGCTGGTGGTGGCCCCTCGCGACGGCCTCGGAGGGATCCGTGAGGCCGTAGCGGCGATCCAGGTCCGGCAGAGGGAGGAGTTCTCCCCCGTCGACGGCGATATCACCATCAGTGTCACTGTCATGGGCGATGCCCTCCCGGACTCCGTGATGCCTCCGGAATTCGCATCCCGGGCCGTGGACCTGCTTCTCTCGCTGCACCACGGCGTCGAGAGGATGAGCTGCCTGTCCCGGGGGCTCGTGGAGACCTCGTGCAACCTGGCGATCCTGGAGTCCGGGGCTGATTCGGTCTCCCTCGTGCTCACCGCGCGAAGCCTGGTCGAGACCGCCAAGTACGCACTGGTCGACCGCCTCGATGCTTCCGCGCGACTCGCCGGGTTCTCGCATTCGAGAGGCAACGGCTATCCCGGCTGGAAGCCCGATGCATCCTCCGAACTCCTTGCGGCCGCGACTGCACACTACAGGGGGCTTACAGGCGGAGAGCCGCTCGTGGAGGCCGTGCATGCGGGCCTGGAGTGCGGGATCATCGGCGACAGGGTCGGAGGCATGGACATGATCTCCATGGGTCCGGACATCAGGGGCGTCCACGCTCCGGGCGAGAGGGTCTGCATATCCTCGACCGGGCGCTTCTGGGAATTCCTCCGTGGACTTCTCGCCAGGCTCTGA
- a CDS encoding radical SAM protein yields the protein MLLRRIVRRVVRRSTRFPWIVPALPRPLTVRMDTTNRCNLRCSMCPMRLSDLDPDRVWMDMEDSLFGRIASEVFPRASSVSLSCGAEPLCNPSFPSHLESLYRADVPCREMVTNGILLTGERLDAVLRHPPTTLTVSVDGATEETHAAIRGGCDLGVVKRNLQALAQGRKARGGSIPHVAFSTTLQQRNLAELPGIVALAADCGAETVNVNLLVPYEGLGMAGEAVDPSDPLLADTMDRAGRAAAVLGVGLHRAGSASPGPDCRYSRSWVFIAPDGKVFPCPYWNLGDPVGDLSVSSFGDVWRGAAWERLRARLAGGVFGGVCASCPEIEGAVRGEISKV from the coding sequence ATGCTCCTGCGCAGGATCGTCAGGCGCGTGGTCCGCAGGTCGACGCGCTTCCCGTGGATCGTCCCCGCCCTCCCGAGGCCCCTGACCGTCAGGATGGACACCACGAACCGGTGCAACCTGCGCTGTTCCATGTGCCCCATGAGGCTGTCCGACCTGGATCCCGACCGAGTCTGGATGGACATGGAGGATTCCCTTTTCGGCCGCATAGCCTCCGAAGTCTTCCCCAGGGCGTCGTCCGTCTCCCTCTCGTGCGGGGCCGAACCGCTCTGCAACCCGTCCTTCCCATCCCACCTGGAATCCCTCTACAGGGCCGACGTGCCCTGCCGGGAGATGGTGACGAACGGCATCCTGCTCACGGGGGAAAGGCTCGACGCAGTGCTCCGGCACCCTCCCACGACACTCACGGTGTCCGTCGACGGGGCGACGGAGGAGACCCACGCGGCCATCAGGGGCGGGTGCGACCTGGGTGTCGTGAAACGGAACCTCCAGGCCCTCGCGCAGGGCAGGAAGGCCCGCGGCGGGAGCATCCCGCACGTCGCCTTCAGCACCACGCTGCAGCAGAGGAATCTGGCGGAACTGCCCGGCATAGTGGCACTCGCGGCTGACTGCGGAGCCGAGACCGTGAACGTGAATCTGCTCGTCCCTTACGAAGGGCTCGGAATGGCAGGCGAGGCGGTCGATCCTTCGGATCCTCTCCTGGCCGACACGATGGATCGTGCCGGGCGCGCAGCGGCCGTGCTGGGGGTGGGCCTCCACCGGGCCGGCTCCGCATCGCCCGGCCCGGACTGCCGCTACTCCAGGTCATGGGTCTTCATCGCCCCGGACGGAAAGGTATTCCCCTGCCCCTACTGGAATCTGGGCGATCCCGTCGGCGACCTGTCCGTGTCCAGCTTCGGGGATGTGTGGAGGGGCGCCGCCTGGGAGAGGCTGAGGGCGCGCCTGGCCGGGGGGGTCTTCGGGGGGGTGTGCGCATCGTGCCCTGAGATCGAGGGAGCGGTGCGCGGTGAGATAAGCAAGGTGTGA